The nucleotide window TGCGCTGGCAGCTCTAAAAATCAGAGCAATTAAACGCAACTCGCGTCACGTGCCAGCGGTCTTGGATGGCCCGAGGCCAGCTTGACGCCAGCCTCGACCCACCACCTCGGTTGCGGACAAAACGCCCGCAACCGAATTTCTTCCATCATGCGCTGATGGTCTGCGTGTCGACGCGAACACCCACGCCCATGGTGCTCGACACCGCCACCTTGCGCAGGTAAACACCCTTGCTGGTGGCCGGTTTAGCCTTGTTCAGGGCTTCGATCAATGCCGCCAAATTGCCTTGCAGTTTGTCGGTATCGAACGAACGGCGGCCGATGGTGCCGTGGATGATGCCGGCCTTGTCGACACGGAACTGCACCTGACCAGCCTTGGCGTTCTTCACCGCCGTGGCCACATCCGGCGTCACGGTGCCAACCTTGGGGTTCGGCATCAGACCACGCGGACCCAGAATCTGGCCCAGCGTGCCCACCACCCGCATGGCATCGGGAGCAGCGATCACAACGTCGAAAGGCATGTCGCCGGCCTTCACCTGGGCAGCCAGATCGTCCATGCCAACCACGTCCGCACCGGCAGCCTTGGCCTCCTCGGCCTTCGCCCCTTGAGCGAACACCGCCACGCGCTTGTTCTTGCCGATGCCATTGGGCATGACCACCGCGCCACGCACCACCTGGTCGGATTTTTTGGCGTCAATGCCCAACTGAACGGCGACGTCGATCGACTCGTCGAACTTGGCGGTGGCGTGTTCCTTCACCAGGTTCAGCGCGTCGGCCAGCGGATACAGCTTGGTCGACTCCACCTTGCCTTCAAGCGCTTTTTGCTTCTTGGTCAACTTGGCCATTTACACGCCCTCCACCGTAACGCCCATCGAACGGGCGGAGCCGGCGATCGTGCGCACGGCGGCGTCCAGATCGGCGGCGGTCATGTCCTTCATCTTGGTCTTGGCGATCTCTTCCAACTGGGCGCGGGTGATCTTGCCGACCTTATCGGTGTTCGGCTTGGCCGAACCCTTATCCAGCTTGATCGCCTTCTTGATCAAAACGTTCGCGGGCGGCGTCTTGATGATGAAGGTGAAGCTCTTGTCCGCGAACGCGGTGATCACCACCGGCAGCGGCAGACCAGGCTCCACGCCTTGCGTCTGGGCGTTAAACGCCTTGCAGAACTCCATGATGTTCAGTCCGCGTTGGCCCAATGCGGGGCCAATGGGCGGCGACGGGTTGGCTTTACCAGCCGGCACTTGCAGCTTGATGAAGCCGACGATTTTCTTCGCCATGCTTTGCTCCTTGCGGGTTCAAACGCCTCAGGCTTGACGCCATCAGCTCCCCGGGGTCATCGACTCTGATGAAATAAGCCGTCAGCGCAGAGCCGGAAAGCGCGGACAGCTATAAAAACAATAGTCAGGTTTTTTCAACCTGACTGAACTCCAGTTCTACCGGCGTGGCGCGCCCGAAGATCGTGACGGACACCCGTACCTTGCTCTTCTCGTAATTGACTTCTTCGACCGTGCCGTTGAAGTCGGTAAATGGGCCTTCCTTGACTCGCACGTACTCGCCCACCTCGAACTCCACCTTGTGACGCGGCTTCTCGGTGCCTTCCTGCATCTGGTTGACGATCTTCATCAGATCGTCGTCCGAAATGGGTGCCGGCCGGTTGCGCGTGCCCCCCACGAACCCCGTCACCTTGTTGGTATGTTTCACCAGATGCCAGGTGTCGTCGTCCATCACCATCTCCACCAACACATAGCCGGGGAAGAACTTGCGCTCGGTGGTGCGCTTCTGGCCGTTTTTGATCTCGACCACCTCTTCGGTGGGCACCAGGATGCGGCCGAACTTGGATTGCATGCCAGCGCGGTTGATGCGCTCGACAATATTGCGCTCGACCGCCTTCTCCATGCCCGAATAGGCATGGACGACATACCACTTCAAATTAGGATTGGCCGGGGCCTCAGCCTCTACCACTTGGTTCACAGCGTCGCTCATCAGCGTCTCCAGCCCAGAATCAGGTCGT belongs to Ottowia testudinis and includes:
- the nusG gene encoding transcription termination/antitermination protein NusG; the protein is MSDAVNQVVEAEAPANPNLKWYVVHAYSGMEKAVERNIVERINRAGMQSKFGRILVPTEEVVEIKNGQKRTTERKFFPGYVLVEMVMDDDTWHLVKHTNKVTGFVGGTRNRPAPISDDDLMKIVNQMQEGTEKPRHKVEFEVGEYVRVKEGPFTDFNGTVEEVNYEKSKVRVSVTIFGRATPVELEFSQVEKT
- the rplK gene encoding 50S ribosomal protein L11; protein product: MAKKIVGFIKLQVPAGKANPSPPIGPALGQRGLNIMEFCKAFNAQTQGVEPGLPLPVVITAFADKSFTFIIKTPPANVLIKKAIKLDKGSAKPNTDKVGKITRAQLEEIAKTKMKDMTAADLDAAVRTIAGSARSMGVTVEGV
- the rplA gene encoding 50S ribosomal protein L1 encodes the protein MAKLTKKQKALEGKVESTKLYPLADALNLVKEHATAKFDESIDVAVQLGIDAKKSDQVVRGAVVMPNGIGKNKRVAVFAQGAKAEEAKAAGADVVGMDDLAAQVKAGDMPFDVVIAAPDAMRVVGTLGQILGPRGLMPNPKVGTVTPDVATAVKNAKAGQVQFRVDKAGIIHGTIGRRSFDTDKLQGNLAALIEALNKAKPATSKGVYLRKVAVSSTMGVGVRVDTQTISA